The following DNA comes from Poecilia reticulata strain Guanapo linkage group LG5, Guppy_female_1.0+MT, whole genome shotgun sequence.
GGTCAAATTCCTGAGGAgaagtttgttaaagtttgacgtgagtaaaaaatgaaaaatggccACCCCCATGTGCATTTTAGAGGGTacctccaagagactttttctgtttgatttatgggcattgttaagaaaatatatttaaaataagctagttttgaaatttaacatgacttgaaTGAAATAGCCTaactatagttttaaaatttataacttattctggcctattgacctttattttacctgtagttaaNTATTGCACATTCTTATTAGgaatagtaaaatattttataggtaataaataattatttaatgcaGTTTTCGAGACAGAATTCGGAAGTTAGTGTTCtaattatgtttacattttcacaattcatgatttaaattagcagaaagtttgtttatttttgaaacaggaaatggaactgagatgttttgatttgagcattaatttgtttaaaaagtttatgttagtttgttttgttttttattttgtttttgttttgctctgctgtCCCTCGGGTTGATTCCCTGCAGTGTCTGATTCAACTTTGCTTTACATCTTAAATGGTAAGAAACCAAGGACATTATCTCCATGATCATTTTGTCATATTGTGTTTGAAGAAACATGACTGAGTGAACGCTCTTTGTGAAAGAAGCAAACTGTCGTTGACAAAGgttacgttcacactgcagcctgaagtgacccaattcagattttcttttgtttgttttatattagacaatgtTTTATGTTAGACAATCGAACAATATAGAGAacacagatttttctgtcaaatgttgtttttcaatgtcacatctttttgtgtcttttggaAACAGAGGAGTGAAGGTAGCAGGAACCACCATGGAGACTGTATTCCCCTCTTTCCTCTCAGCWGTTGACCGACTGTCCTGGTTTCTCCTTGCTCTGTTTACATCATGGATAGTCTTGGGTTCAGCAGACACAAAGCAGACAAGCTGGCCATTACACTCCAAGAAGCCAGTTCTCTTCATCTGGAACGCTCCCACTCAGGAGTGTGGGAAACACTACAATGTTACGTTATCATTAGACCAGTTTGACATAGTGTCATCCCCCACTCAGGGCTTTACCCAGCAGAATCTCACAACGTTCTATAAGGACCACCTCGGGATTTATCCCTATGTTGACCATAAATATGTAGACGTGAATGGGGCTCTTCCACAACGTGTCAATCTCTCtgagcacttaaaaaaaatgacagaggaTCTAGACACATACATACCAGACCCCAAGTCTAAAGGTCTGACTGTCATTGACTGGCAGCAATGGCACCCCTTATGGTTTCGAAACCGCCATAACAAATCTATCTATAGAGTGAAGTCACAATATCTGTTGTTCTTAAAGTACCCTGAGTGGACTGTACATCAAGTGGCAAAAGGTGCACAAAAAGAATTTGAACTTGTGGCTCGTGAATTCATGCAAGAGACCCTGAGGAAGGGTAAAAATTTGAGACCGAATCAGCTGTGGGGCTACTACATGTTTCCTGAATGTTACAACTATCGCTACGTAGGGGAAATGGAAACCTACACAGGACATTGTCCTGATGTTGAGATTGAGCTAAATGATCAACTGAACTGGCTGTGGATTGAAAGCACCGCCCTTTTTCCTGAAATATACCTGGAAAAAGAACTGCGCTCCACTGATCAGGCACGCCTGTTTGTCCTGAACAGGGTGAAGGAGGCGATGCGCGTCGCATCTGTTGGGGATGGATTGACAcgtcctgtttttgtttattcaaaacCCTTTTACAAATATTGGATGGCCGTTATGGATGAGGTTGGTTGATTGGAGGAAACAGTGCTATTGTAAACTGTTATTTTAGTAGTCAAGTAATCTTTCaattattcttacgattaatgAAGTAATCCgataaaaaaatttgaaaaattattggtaaatattgtcGGACTAGCAGTAATAATATTGGACATTCACATCGTCCcaaattttcatgtttgtgcagctttaacAATTACTCTTCTGTAGGCTTGAAAATTAGCCTGTAACATTAGCACCTCACTTTTTAAGTTAACCTGTATAATATATAACAATtatacaaacatttattttcaatgtaATGATACATAGCAGAAtcataaagaaacataaaaatttctGTGCTCCAGCTTTTAGTCTGTATTTTGATATTCAGTCAGTTTTATAGATTAACTCTCACTTTTCCCAGCCATTTATAGCTTTTATGTCAATTTCTCTGTGTGGCACCTtcgacacacacagagaaagtcACGCCAACCATCTGTTGTGACCGGATGGtaggaaatttattttccagttgtcCGTAAACCTAATCTAAGCATCAGCTAAAGCAGCCCGATATGTTCCCTCTACATGTNNNNNNNNNNNNNNNNNNNNNNNNNNNNNNNNNNNNNNNNNNNNNNNNNNNNNNNNNNNNNNNNNNNNNNNNNNNNNNNNNNNNNNNNNNNNNNNNNNNNNNNNNNNNNNNNNNNNNNNNNNNNNNNNNNNNNNNNNNNNNNNNNNNNNNNNNNNNNNNNNNNNNNNNNNNNNNNNNNNNNNNNNNNNNNNNNNNNNNNNNNNNNNNNNNNNNNNNNNNNNNNNNNNNNNNNNNNNNNNNNNNNNNNNNNNNNNNNNNNNNNNNNNNNNNNNNNNNNNNNNNNNNNNNNNNNNNNNNNNNNNNNNNNNNNNNNNNNNNNNNNNNNNNNNNNNNNNNNNNNNNNNNNNNNNNNNNNNNNNNNNNNNNNNNNNNNNNNNNNNNNNNNNNNNNNNNNNNNNNNNNNNNNNNNNNNNNNNNNNNNNNNNNNNNNNNNNNNNNNNNNNNNNNNNNNNNNNNNNNNNNNNNNNNNNNNNNNNNNNNNNNNNNNNNNNNNNNNNNNNNNNNNNNNNNNNNNNNNNNNNNNNNNNNNNNNNNNNNNNNNNNNNNNNNNNNNNNNNNNNNNNNNNNNNNNNNNNNNNNNNNNNNNNNNNNNNNNNNNNNNNNNNNNNNNNNNNNNNNNNNNNNNNNNNNNNNNNNNNNNNNNNNNNNNNNNNNNNNNNNNNNNNNNNNNNNNNNNNNNNNNNNNNNNNNNNNNNNNNNNNNNNNNNNNNNNNNNNNNNNNNNNNNNNNNNNNNNNNNNNNNNNNNNNNNNNNNNNNNNNNNNNNNNNNNNNNNNNNNNNNNNNNNNNNNNNNNNNNNNNNNNNNNNNNNNNNNNNNNNNNNNNNNNNNNNNNNNNNNNNNNNNNNNNNNNNNNNNNNNNNNNNNNNNNNNNNNNNNNNNNNNNNNNNNNNNNNNNNNNNNNNNNNNNNNNNNNNNNNNNNNNNNNNNNNNNNNNNNNNNNNNNNNNNNNNNNNNNNNNNNNNNNNNNNNNNNNNNNNNNNNNNNNNNNNNNNNNNNNNNNNNNNNNNNNNNNNNNNNNNNNNNNNNNNNNNNNNNNNNNNNNNNNNNNNNNNNNNNNNNNNNNNNNNNNNNNNNNNNNNNNNNNNNNNNNNNNNNNNNNNNNNNNNNNNNNNNNNNNNNNNNNNNNNNNNNNNNNNNNNNNNNNNNNNNNNNNNNNNNNNNNNNNNNNNNNNNNNNNNNNNNNNNNNNNNNNNNNNNNNNNNNNNNNNNNNNNNNNNNNNNNNNNNNNNNNNNNNNNNNNNNNNNNNNNNNNNNNNNNNNNNNNNNNNNNNNNNNNNNNNNNNNNNNNNNNNNNNNNNNNNNNNNNNNNNNNNNNNNNNNNNNNNNNNNNNNNNNNNNNNNNNNNNNNNNNNNNNNNNNNNNNNNNNNNNNNNNNNNNNNNNNNNNNNNNNNNNNNNNNNNNNNNNNNNNNNNNNNNNNNNNNNNNNNNNNNNNNNNNNNNNNNNNNNNNNNNNNNNNNNNNNNNNNNNNNNNNNNNNNNNNNNNNNNNNNNNNNNNNNNNNNNNNNNNNNNNNNNNNNNNNNNNNNNNNNNNNNNNNNNNNNNNNNNNNNNNNNNNNNNNNNNNNNNNNNNNNNNNNNNNNNNNNNNNNNNNNNNNNNNNNNNNNNNNNNNNNNNNNNNNNNNNNNNNNNNNNNNNNNNNNNNNNNNNNNNNNNNNNNNNNNNNNNNNNNNNNNNNNNNNNNNNNNNNNNNNNNNNNNNNNNNNNNNNNNNNNNNNNNNNNNNNNNNNNNNNNNNNNNNNNNNNNNNNNNNNNNNNNNNNNNNNNNNNNNNNNNNNNNNNNNNNNNNNNNNNNNNNNNNNNNNNNNNNNNNNNNNNNNNNNNNNNNNNNNNNNNNNNNNNNNNNNNNNNNNNNNNNNNNNNNNNNNNNNNNNNNNNNNNNNNNNNNNNNNNNNNNNNNNNNNNNNNNNNNNNNNNNNNNNNNNNNNNNNNNNNNNNNNNNNNNNNNNNNNNNNNNNNNNNNNNNNNNNNNNNNNNNNNNNNNNNNNNNNNNNNNNNNNNNNNNNNNNNNNNNNNNNNNNNNNNNNNNNNNNNNNNNNNNNNNNNNNNNNNNNNNNNNNNNNNNNNNNNNNNNNNNNNNNNNNNNNNNNNNNNNNNNNNNNNNNNNNNNNNNNNNNNNNNNNNNNNNNNNNNNNNNNNNNNNNNNNNNNNNNNNNNNNNNNNNNNNNNNNNNNNNNNNNNNNNNNNNNNNNNNNNNNNNNNNNNNNNNNNNNNNNNNNNNNNNNNNNNNNNNNNNNNNNNNNNNNNNNNNNNNNNNNNNNNNNNNNNNNNNNNNNNNNNNNNNNNNNNNNNNNNNNNNNNNNNNNNNNNNNNNNNNNNNNNNNNNNNNNNNNNNNNNNNNNNNNNNNNNNNNNNNNNNNNNNNNNNNNNNNNNNNNNNNNNNNNNNNNNNNNNNNNNNNNNNNNNNNNNNNNNNNNNNNNNNNNNNNNNNNNNNNNNNNNNNNNNNNNNNNNNNNNNNNNNNNNNNNNNNNNNNNNNNNNNNNNNNNNNNNNNNNNNNNNNNNNNNNNNNNNNNNNNNNNNNNNNNNNNNNNNNNNNNNNNNNNNNNNNNNNNNNNNNNNNNNNNNNNNNNNNNNNNNNNNNNNNNNNNNNNNNNNNNNNNNNNNNNNNNNNNNNNNNNNNNNNNNNNNNNNNNNNNNNNNNNNNNNNNNNNNNNNNNNNNNNNNNNNNNNNNNNNNNNNNNNNNNNNNNNNNNNNNNNNNNNNNNNNNNNNNNNNNNNNNNNNNNNNNNNNNNNNNNNNNNNNNNNNNNNNNNNNNNNNNNNNNNNNNNNNNNNNNNNNNNNNNNNNNNNNNNNNNNNNNNNNNNNNNNNNNNNNNNNNNNNNNNNNNNNNNNNNNNNNNNNNNNNNNNNNNNNNNNNNNNNNNNNNNNNNNNNNNNNNNNNNNNNNNNNNNNNNNNNNNNNNNNNNNNNNNNNNNNNNNNNNNNNNNNNNNNNNNNNNNNNNNNNNNNNNNNNNNNNNNNNNNNNNNNNNNNNNNNNNNNNNNNNNNNNNNNNNNNNNNNNNNNNNNNNNNNNNNNNNNNNNNNNNNNNNNNNNNNNNNNNNNNNNNNNNNNNNNNNNNNNNNNNNNNNNNNNNNNNNNNNNNNNNNNNNNNNNNNNNNNNNNNNNNNNNNNNNNNNNNNNNNNNNNNNNNNNNNNNNNNNNNNNNNNNNNNNNNNNNNNNNNNNNNNNNNNNNNNNNNNNNNNNNNNNNNNNNNNNNNNNNNNNNNNNNNNNNNNNNNNNNNNNNNNNNNNNNNNNNNNNNNNNNNNNNNNNNNNNNNNNNNNNNNNNNNNNNNNNNNNNNNNNNNNNNNNNNNNNNNNNNNNNNNNNNNNNNNNNNNNNNNNNNNNNNNNNNNNNNNNNNNNNNNNNNNNNNNNNNNNNNNNNNNNNNNNNNNNNNNNNNNNNNNNNNNNNNNNNNNNNNNNNNNNNNNNNNNNNNNNNNNNNNNNNNNNNNNNNNNNNNNNNNNNNNNNNNNNNNNNNNNNNNNNNNNNNNNNNNNNNNNNNNNNNNNNNNNNNNNNNNNNNNNNNNNNNNNNNNNNNNNNNNNNNNNNNNNNNNNNNNNNNNNNNNNNNNNNNNNNNNNNNNNNNNNNNNNNNNNNNNNNNNNNNNNNNNNNNNNNNNNNNNNNNNNNNNNNNNNNNNNNNNNNNNNNNNNNNNNNNNNNNNNNNNNNNNNNNNNNNNNNNNNNNNNNNNNNNNNNNNNNNNNNNNNNNNNNNNNNNNNNNNNNNNNNNNNNNNNNNNNNNNNNNNNNNNNNNNNNNNNNNNNNNNNNNNNNNNNNNNNNNNNNNNNNNNNNNNNNNNNNNNNNNNNNNNNNNNNNNNNNNNNNNNNNNNNNNNNNNNNNNNNNNNNNNNNNNNNNNNNNNNNNNNNNNNNNNNNNNNNNNNNNNNNNNNNNNNNNNNNNNNNNNNNNNNNNNNNNNNNNNNNNNNNNNNNNNNNNNNNNNNNNNNNNNNNNNNNNNNNNNNNNNNNNNNNNNNNNNNNNNNNNNNNNNNNNNNNNNNNNNNNNNNNNNNNNNNNNNNNNNNNNNNNNNNNNNNNNNNNNNNNNNNNNNNNNNNNNNNNNNNNNNNNNNNNNNNNNNNNNNNNNNNNNNNNNNNNNNNNNNNNNNNNNNNNNNNNNNNNNNNNNNNNNNNNNNNNNNNNNNNNNNNNNNNNNNNNNNNNNNNNNNNNNNNNNNNNNNNNNNNNNNNNNNNNNNNNNNNNNNNNNNNNNNNNNNNNNNNNNNNNNNNNNNNNNNNNNNNNNNNNNNNNNNNNNNNNNNNNNNNNNNNNNNNNNNNNNNNNNNNNNNNNNNNNNNNNNNNNNNNNNNNNNNNNNNNNNNNNNNNNNNNNNNNNNNNNNNNNNNNNNNNNNNNNNNNNNNNNNNNNNNNNNNNNNNNNNNNNNNNNNNNNNNNNNNNNNNNNNNNNNNNNNNNNNNNNNNNNNNNNNNNNNNNNNNNNNNNNNNNNNNNNNNNNNNNNNNNNNNNNNNNNNNNNNNNNNNNNNNNNNNNNNNNNNNNNNNNNNNNNNNNNNNNNNNNNNNNNNNNNNNNNNNNNNNNNNNNNNNNNNNNNNNNNNNNNNNNNNNNNNNNNNNNNNNNNNNNNNNNNNNNNNNNNNNNNNNNNNNNNNNNNNNNNNNNNNNNNNNNNNNNNNNNNNNNNNNNNNNNNNNNNNNNNNNNNNNNNNNNNNNNNNNNNNNNNNNNNNNNNNNNNNNNNNNNNNNNNNNNNNNNNNNNNNNNNNNNNNNNNNNNNNNNNNNNNNNNNNNNNNNNNNNNNNNNNNNNNNNNNNNNNNNNNNNNNNNNNNNNNNNNNNNNNNNNNNNNNNNNNNNNNNNNNNNNNNNNNNNNNNNNNNNNNNNNNNNNNNNNNNNNNNNNNNNNNNNNNNNNNNNNNNNNNNNNNNNNNNNNNNNNNNNNNNNNNNNNNNNNNNNNNNNNNNNNNNNNNNNNNNNNNNNNNNNNNNNNNNNNNNNNNNNNNNNNNNNNNNNNNNNNNNNNNNNNNNNNNNNNNNNNNNNNNNNNNNNNNNNNNNNNNNNNNNNNNNNNNNNNNNNNNNNNNNNNNNNNNNNNNNNNNNNNNNNNNNNNNNNNNNNNNNNNNNNNNNNNNNNNNNNNNNNNNNNNNNNNNNNNNNNNNNNNNNNNNNNNNNNNNNNNNNNNNNNNNNNNNNNNNNNNNNNNNNNNNNNNNNNNNNNNNNNNNNNNNNNNNNNNNNNNNNNNNNNNNNNNNNNNNNNNNNNNNNNNNNNNNNNNNNNNNNNNNNNNNNNNNNNNNNNNNNNNNNNNNNNNNNNNNNNNNNNNNNNNNNNNNNNNNNNNNNNNNNNNNNNNNNNNNNNNNNNNNNNNNNNNNNNNNNNNNNNNNNNNNNNNNNNNNNNNNNNNNNNNNNNNNNNNNNNNNNNNNNNNNNNNNNNNNNNNNNNNNNNNNNNNNNNNNNNNNNNNNNNNNNNNNNNNNNNNNNNNNNNNNNNNNNNNNNNNNNNNNNNNNNNNNNNNNNNNNNNNNNNNNNNNNNNNNNNNNNNNNNNNNNNNNNNNNNNNNNNNNNNNNNNNNNNNNNNNNNNNNNNNNNNNNNNNNNNNNNNNNNNNNNNNNNNNNNNNNNNNNNNNNNNNNNNNNNNNNNNNNNNNNNNNNNNNNNNNNNNNNNNNNNNNNNNNNNNNNNNNNNNNNNNNNNNNNNNNNNNNNNNNNNNNNNNNNNNNNNNNNNNNNNNNNNNNNNNNNNNNNNNNNNNNNNNNNNNNNNNNNNNNNNNNNNNNNNNNNNNNNNNNNNNNNNNNNNNNNNNNNNNNNNNNNNNNNNNNNNNNNNNNNNNNNNNNNNNNNNNNNNNNNNNNNNNNNNNNNNNNNNNNNNNNNNNNNNNNNNNNNNNNNNNNNNNNNNNNNNNNNNNNNNNNNNNNNNNNNNNNNNNNNNNNNNNNNNNNNNNNNNNNNNNNNNNNNNNNNNNNNNNNNNNNNNNNNNNNNNNNNNNNNNNNNNNNNNNNNNNNNNNNNNNNNNNNNNNNNNNNNNNNNNNNNNNNNNNNNNNNNNNNNNNNNNNNNNNNNNNNNNNNNNNNNNNNNNNNNNNNNNNNNNNNNNNNNNNNNNNNNNNNNNNNNNNNNNNNNNNNNNNNNNNNNNNNNNNNNNNNNNNNNNNNNNNNNNNNNNNNNNNNNNNNNNNNNNNNNNNNNNNNNNNNNNNNNNNNNNNNNNNNNNNNNNNNNNNNNNNNNNNNNNNNNNNNNNNNNNNNNNNNNNNNNNNNNNNNNNNNNNNNNNNNNNNNNNNNNNNNNNNNNNNNNNNNNNNNNNNNNNNNNNNNNNNNNNNNNNNNNNNNNNNNNNNNNNNNNNNNNNNNNNNNNNNNNNNNNNNNNNNNNNNNNNNNNNNNNNNNNNNNNNNNNNNNNNNNNNNNNNNNNNNNNNNNNNNNNNNNNNNNNNNNNNNNNNNNNNNNNNNNNNNNNNNNNNNNNNNNNNNNNNNNNNNNNNNNNNNNNNNNNNNNNNNNNNNNNNNNNNNNNNNNNNNNNNNNNNNNNNNNNNNNNNNNNNNNNNNNNNNNNNNNNNNNNNNNNNNNNNNNNNNNNNNNNNNNNNNNNNNNNNNN
Coding sequences within:
- the LOC103464614 gene encoding hyaluronidase-1-like — its product is METVFPSFLSAVDRLSWFLLALFTSWIVLGSADTKQTSWPLHSKKPVLFIWNAPTQECGKHYNVTLSLDQFDIVSSPTQGFTQQNLTTFYKDHLGIYPYVDHKYVDVNGALPQRVNLSEHLKKMTEDLDTYIPDPKSKGLTVIDWQQWHPLWFRNRHNKSIYRVKSQYLLFLKYPEWTVHQVAKGAQKEFELVAREFMQETLRKGKNLRPNQLWGYYMFPECYNYRYVGEMETYTGHCPDVEIELNDQLNWLWIESTALFPEIYLEKELRSTDQARLFVLNRVKEAMRVASVGDGLTRPVFVYSKPFYKYWMAVMDETDLVNTIGESVALGAAGVIFWGAEYYVSKNVCTTLNNYFRGPMGRYLLNVTTAAKECSQKLCNFNGRCLRREPDRAVFLHLNPSTHRITSQKGKLKVTGSPGEAELKAFRQHFKCQCYNGTKGENCELEGQGGREEIEDKEEKEEREEAEEKEKREQEGEKGERGQSSATSVLGMWPLCFVLQLGLLSLFL